From Microbacterium sp. LWH7-1.2:
GAGCTATGGACCGCGACAGCATCGAGAAGGCGGCAGACGTTCTAGACGACACGCTCTCTGAGATTGAGAACGGCGAGCTTGAGGCAACAGCCGAGCAACGCGCCTACCTGAGGGGAGCACGGGACACTCTGCGACAGCTTGCAGAAGACTAGCGCGGTACATAAGAGGAACCCTTTATGTATGCTTGCACTATGGGCAAGCACGCGCCCCGCCCTCTGGCCCTCGCATACGTGCGTGTTTCGTCCGCTGTGCAGGTAGAAGAGGGCGCGTCGCTCGACGCTCAGGAATCCACCCTCCGCGAGGAAGCCGCACGCCGTGGCTGGGCTATCGAGATTGTTCGCGAAGAGGGGAAGAGCGCCAAGAGCATTCATGGACGCCCCGCCTTGACTGACGCTCTGCGCCGACTGGACAGGGGAGAGGCGCAGTACCTTCTCTCAGTCCGTCTGGACCGTGTGTCGCGCTCTGTGGCCGATTTCGCGGCTCTCATCGACCGTGCGCGCCGCCAGCACTGGGGCATCGTGCTTCTCTCTCCGAACCTTGACCTCTCGGACCCCTCGGGGGAGTTCGTGGCCAACGTGCTGGCATCTGCCGCCCAGTACGAGCGGCGCCTGATTTCGGTACGCACTCGCGAGGGAATGGCGCAGCGTAAGAGTGAGGGTGCAGTGTTCGGGCGTGAGGT
This genomic window contains:
- a CDS encoding recombinase family protein, producing the protein MGKHAPRPLALAYVRVSSAVQVEEGASLDAQESTLREEAARRGWAIEIVREEGKSAKSIHGRPALTDALRRLDRGEAQYLLSVRLDRVSRSVADFAALIDRARRQHWGIVLLSPNLDLSDPSGEFVANVLASAAQYERRLISVRTREGMAQRKSEGAVFGREVAADFLPTYRRVLALSAQGMSLNAIARTLNDEGVPTAKGGKWYASTVRAIVMSETAKSLI